The genomic DNA GGCGTGGCCTCGGCCTCGAAGTTCATCACCCAGTTCGCGAACTGGAAACGGCCGGACGGCGGCCAGGAGTCCATCCAGATCGTCGGCTTCGAACCGGCCAAGGGCATGGGCGGGCCATGGGGAATGGTGGTAGGCTCCACCGATCTTCTGGACCTGCGGGACGGAATCATCCCGGACCAGCTCTATGTGGATAAACTCGGCGTTCCGAGACAGGGGGAGGTCGTTGAGATCAACGACAAACGGGCGCGCGTGGTCGGATTCACCCAGGGCATCCGATCCTTCACCACATCGCCCTTTGTGTTCGCGTCCCTGGACACGGCCTGGCGTGTTTCGAACCTGAAACCCGGTGAATTCACTTACATTCTGGTAAAAGCGGACAAGGGAGTCTCCCCGGAGGCGCTGCGCGACGCCATCCGCGCCAACGTGCAGGACGTGGACGCCTACACCACCCCGGAATTCAGTTGGAAGACCCAAGAATACTGGATGTTCAACACCGGCGCGGGCGCGGGCATCCTTATCGCCGCGTTCCTCGGCATGGTGGTCGGCACGGTCATCGTCGCCCAGACCCTCTACGCCACCACCCTGGACCACATCTCTGAATTCGCCACCCTCAAGGCCATGGGCGCGCCCAATTCATATATATATAGCATCCTGCTCGCCCAGGCATCCCTGAGCGCCGTGCTGGGCTACGGCTTCGGCATCGCCATTTCAATCATGGTTTCCCGGTTCAGCGACTTTTCCGCCACGGCCATCGTTATCCCGCCACTGCTGGCCGGCGGCATGTTCTTTCTCACGTTGTTCATGTGCATCGGCTCCGCGCTGATCTCCATCCGCAAGGTCATGACCCTCGACCCGATCCTGGTCTTCAAGGGGAGATAGAATGACAGCGAAAACAGCCATAGAACTGCGCGACATCTCCAAGGCTTACGGCCCCGAAGGCAATCAGGAATATGCCCTGCGCAACGCCACTCTCAACGTAGTCCAGGGCGAGGTGCTCATGCTCATGGGCCCCTCGGGCAGCGGCAAGACCACCCTGCTGTCCATCATGGGCTGCATCCTCAAGCCCACCTCCGGCTCCCTGAGCGTTGCGGGCCGGGACATCTCCGGCCTCTCGCAGCAGGACCTGAGCAAAATCCGGCTCGACAACATC from Pseudodesulfovibrio thermohalotolerans includes the following:
- a CDS encoding ABC transporter permease produces the protein MIATIACQNLFHDKLRLVVTLTGIVFSVVLITIQVGLFLGFTITISSVIDHSGADVWVTSPGVKNFDIALPLKESKYYDTLSVPGVASASKFITQFANWKRPDGGQESIQIVGFEPAKGMGGPWGMVVGSTDLLDLRDGIIPDQLYVDKLGVPRQGEVVEINDKRARVVGFTQGIRSFTTSPFVFASLDTAWRVSNLKPGEFTYILVKADKGVSPEALRDAIRANVQDVDAYTTPEFSWKTQEYWMFNTGAGAGILIAAFLGMVVGTVIVAQTLYATTLDHISEFATLKAMGAPNSYIYSILLAQASLSAVLGYGFGIAISIMVSRFSDFSATAIVIPPLLAGGMFFLTLFMCIGSALISIRKVMTLDPILVFKGR